A region of the Roseiflexus sp. RS-1 genome:
CGCTGCGCGCCCGCAGACTCTGCCGGCAGCGGTCACTCCCGTGGTCGTTGGATCGGCAGCGGCGCTGGCAACCGGCAGTTTTCGCTGGGGACCTTTCATCGCCGCGCTGGTCGCGGCGCTCCTGATTCAGATCGGGACGAACCTGGCGAATGATTACTTCGACTTTCGCAAGGGTGCGGATACGGAAGAACGTCTGGGTCCGACGCGGGTGACACAGGCGGGGCTCCTGGCGCCGGAAACGGTGCGGAATGGCATGATCGCAACGTTTGGCGCGGCGGCGCTCATCGGCGTCTACCTGATCGTCGTCGGCGGTTGGCCTATTCTGGTGATCGGCGTCCTCTCGATTGCAGCCGGGGTGCTCTACACCGGGGGACCCTGGCCCCTCGGCTATCACGGGCTGGGTGATCTGTTCACCTTCATTTTCTTCGGGATTATCGCGGTGACTGCGACCGCCTACCTGCACGCCGGTACGGTTCCGCCGCTGGCGTGGGCGGCGTCGGCGCCGGTGGCAATGCTGGTAACGGCGATCATCGTGGTGAACAATCTGCGCGATATTGCCACTGATCGCCGGGCGAGCAAACGCACGCTGGCAGTCATGATTGGGGCGCGGGCAACGCGCGCGGAGTATGCACTGCTCGTCGTCGGGGCATTCCTGGCGCCGCCGCTTCTCTGGATCGGCGGGTTGACCGGACCATGGGTGTTGCTGGCATGGCTCGCAGCGCCGCTGGCGATTGCACCGTTGCGCACCATGCTCACGGCTGAAGGGCGGGCGTTGAATCCAGCGCTCAAAGGAACCGCCCGCCTGCACCTGATCTTCGGTCTGCTGCTGGCGCTGGGGATGGTTGTATGACGTGAACGTTCAACGTTGAACGTTCAACGTTCCAACCTTCAACCTTCAACCTTCCAACCTTCAACCTTCAACCTTCAACCTTCAACCTTCAACCTTCAACCTTCCAACCTTCAACCTTCAACCTTCAACCTTCAACCTTCAACCTTCAACCTTCCAACCTTCAACCTTCCAACCTTCAACCTTCCAACCTTCAACCTTCCAACCTTCAACCTTCCAACCTTCAACCTTCCTTCACCCTTTCTTTTCGCCGCCCATCAACCCGCCGAGACCTTTGATGACCGACTCGGCCGCCCCTGCCACGCCGCTCACATCGGCGGAAAGCACCGCATCGACCTGCCCGGCGACCGGCGCCGGCAGTTTCTCTTTCAGAAAGTCCGCCACTGCCCTGACCGCCGTCTGCGCCTGCGCCTCGGAAATACCCGCCTTCTCCGCAACAATTTGCACCAGTGTTGCCATATCTGTGCTCCTCTCTTCGTATTCGCATTATAAGGGGATCGCAGAGATATGGTACCATAGTTTCACTCAGAGTGTCGTTGCAGGCGCAGCGAGAACTTCGCGCGCCATTTGATGCGCAATCACAGGAGATTCGCCGTGGAACACATCCACATCCTCACCGACGCTGCCCCGGTGCCGCACGGCGCTTACGATCAGGCGATCCGCATCGGCGATATGGTGATCACGTCCAGTTATATGGGATTGCATCCCAGCCACGCGGGCATTATTGCTGGCGGCTTCGAAGCCGAATTTCGCCAGGCAATGCACAACATTATCGCAGTGCTGGCGGCTGCGGGCTGCACATTGCGCGATGTGGTGCGGGTGAATGTGTCGTTGACCGACATCCAGAAGTATACCGAGATGGATCGACTCTACCGTGAGTACTTTCACCCGCCCTACCCGACGCGCCGCACGATCGGGGTCAAAGAATTGATCGGCGGCGCGCAGGTGGAGATCGACGTGATCGCTATCGTGCGCGAAAATGGCGGTCACTCCCAGTAATCGTACTCAATGCCGAGCGCCGTCGCGCGCGCCACGTCGGCGCCGTACAACCGGCGTACCACATGCAGCGCAACATCGATGCCGGCGCTGACTCCGGCGGCGGTGATGATCTCGCCGGTATCGACCCAACGCTCATCTTCGACGATTTCGACATCGGGGAAGCGCTCTCGCATCTCGTTGATGCGTTCCCAGTGCGTCGTCGCCGGGCGACCGCTGAGCAACCCGGCCTGCGCCAGCAGAAAACTGCCGGTGCAGACGCTCACCGTCAGTTCGACTTCCTGCGCGCGGGTGCGAACCCATTCGACCAGATTGCTTCGCTCCAGCGCAGGACGCACCCCCGCTCCTCCCGGAATGACCAGCACATCGACCGGCGGGCACTCGTCAATCGTTCGTTCCGGTTGAACGACCAGCCCGTTCCGGCATCGCACCGGCGTCAGCGACTCGGCGACCGCAAAAACATCCATCAACCGCTCGTGATCACCGGTCAGGTTGCGCACCGAACTGAACACCTCGAACGGACCGGCAAAATCGAGCAACTCAACGTCGTCGAAGATCAGGATTGCAACCGTGCGTTTCCGTGGCGTCATCGATATCTCCTTTCTTCTGGACGAACGGATGAGTACCTCTTATTGTACCCGATTTTGCACGCATCCGATTGTCCGGTGGTTCACGGAGAACGATGGGACATCGGTTGAAGATAATGCGCCCCGATGATCCGCCATCCGCGTTGTTTGCCGAAGTGCAGCGTCAGGATCAGTTCATGCGTCTCGCCGGATCGTGAGAGTGCGACAGGAACACGGCGTATACTCCCTTCGGGAATCGATTTGAGCCATGGCTCCTGCTGATACGGTCCAATACATCCCCAGACCCCCGGTTGACGAAGAGCGCCAGGGGGCCAGTGACGCAGCGCCTCACTGACCTGCTCGTGCACTGAAGGCGCACTGTGATCGACAAATCGCATGACTCCGGCGAGATCGTGACGGTCGAGCGCAAAGAGCGCCTGACGGGCAACATACTCCGGCGGTTGATGGATCACCCCGATGCTGCGCAGCACGAAGGGCACATCACGCTCCCAGAGACGGCGCACCTGGGTTGTCACAAGGGTGTGCAGCGCCGGTTGTCCGGTCGCCGCGCCCGGCGCCGCGACGGGCCATAGAACGATCAACCCCATGAGCAGACTGACCCCCAACCGCCGCCTGCAGAACGATAGCAGGCGCTTTGATCGTATCAGTGCGCACAATCCCTGATTCATCGCACAACTCTTTCTGACCGCAACGCAGCGAGAACCGCGTCGAACAGCACGTCTATCGAGAAACCCGTCGCGTGGGCTGGACGTATCGTCACCAACAGCACTGCTGCGTCCGCCTCACGTGACATATTGCGCCGTTGATAGAAAAGATCATTCCGCCAGCTGGCGATCCAGCAAGAACCGGACACCGACGGGAACACGAGTGCAGCCGGGTGTGCAGGCGTCGCGCCCGCACGCAGCAATGTGACTCATCACGGGAGTGAGAGCATTGTGCCCTCGACTGCCCCACGAGAGCGGGACGCCCTCGCTCCAGGGCAACCAGCGCGGATGGTAAACGAACACCGGTGGAACGCGCAGCGTGTTCTACCAGATTTGATATGAAACATCTCACGAGGGGTGCGGATGGAGCGTTCGTTTCAGGCGTACAGGACATAACAGGCGCTATCGTCCTGCCGGAGCAGAAAAGCGTATGCCGCCCCCCGCGATCCACGCTGTGCATCGCTGCTGATGACCCTGGGTGCAGGACGTGTGAGATGCGGAGATCTCACACGTCGTTCCTCCTCGCATCAGGTGTGCATGATCCCTACGGTCGCTTCAGGGTGTGCAGGTATGCCAGCAGATTCGCCATGTCTTCGTCGCTCATTTCGTGGGGCGACATCACGCCAATCTGCCCCTGACCGCCGCTGCGGATCCACGCCGCGATGTTCTCCTCAGTGCGCGGCTGACCATTTGGCAGGTTCCCGCGGTAATTGACCCCTTCAGGGTAGACCGGACCTGCGGTTGTCATCACACCAGCAAGCCCTGGTCCCACCAGTTTATCGACGCCGGTCGAGTGGCATGCCAGGCATCCCCCTTGGTTCTCGTAGTAGAGCCTGCCCTTCTCAGGGTCGCCATTGGCTGAGATTGTGCGTGCCAGCGGTTCTGCCGCTGCACTCGGTGCAGGTCCGCTCTGCCCGCCGCATGCGGATAGCGCCAGCACCAGAGCCATCAGACAGGCAAATGTGATTGTATATGTGCGATTCATGGCTTCCTCCAGATCAGGTGTAACAGTTGATAGACCCAGGAAACAGTGAGGTTGATCCTGAACCCATGGTAGTATGAGGCGCTATTGTGCTCTTCATTCCTGTGGGTTCGACTGCCAGCACATCATGCACTGCGAGGAGGAGGAGTTGGAGGAGGCGCCAGGAGATGGGTGTAGGTATGATGAACGGGTATCAGCCAGCCGACTGCCATCAGGAAGACAATCAACAACATCGGGATTGTCACGATTGCTGCGTAGACGACCGGCGGAAGCGTCGAGACCGGCGGTAGCGATGGGTATGTATCGGTAACGTACTCGAATACGCAGGTAAAGAGTGGCGCCTGCTGTACCGGCGAGCGCGTGACGATCAGGGGAGCGATGTGGCAATGAATAATGCAACAGAGCGGAGCGTGCAGCGCAATACTCCAGATCAGCAGCAGCGCCGGAAGGTGTCGCGCGGCTCTGCGTGTGGCAGGCGTTCCTGCCTGAACGATCGACCATGCCTGTTCAGGCAGACTCTTCACCTGTGCATCAGTCACTACCATGTGCGATTTATCACAAAGATCAACGGCTGTATAGTAGCACATCTCTCCTGCGTGTGCAACTCCCCAGACGTTGACGCATCTTCACCCTGCGTGAATGCGTTGCCTTGATCGTTCTGCAATGCGCACCTGTTTTCTGGCATCTATCTGTTGATCAACAATTGGAAATCGGCGGTTACATCATCAGCGTCGATGCGCCGCACCTGCACCTGCACCTGCCAGACCCCCGCGATGCCGATCACCTGGTTGCGAACAACATATGTCCCTCGACCGTCAGGTTCAGCGATGACCGACGTTTCGCCAATATCCTGGTCGCGCATCCGTAGCGTCACGCGCACACGCTGCACGTCATGCGAGCGGTTCTGTGCATCGGTGATAAGGATGTGCACCTGATTGCGACCGGGGACAGCCGGTTCGATCCGAAGGGTGACGCGCAGATCGCCAGCTGGCTGGGTGGCGATGAAAGGTTGAGGCGTTGGTGGCGGCAGCGGCGTCGGCATGACGATTATGGTCGGAATGGGCGCTACGACCGTCGGTGCAATGGCATGGGTCGGCATAACCACTGCGCCCGGATGCGGCAGGCTGGTCAGGACCCCGGCAATGCCGACCACGACAATGGCAATCGTTGCTTCCAGCGGAAGCGAACGGCGGAATCGCCGGACGAGCGCACGTACTTTTTCTCCTGGACGCCACGCCGTTTCTCGTCGCAGCAGCAGTGCGTGGTATGCGCCAAAACCGATCAGAAGCCCGAAGAGAGCGCTCTTCGCCAGCAGCGCGCGCCCATAGTCGGTCAACCACAGGTCGCTGACGGTGCGCAGGTACGACAGCGCCGCAATCACGCCGCTGATCGCCAGCGCCGCCGCTGATCCGAGGGCAAGTCGGGAGAAACGGGTCAGCGCTGTGCGGAATGGATGCAGGTCAGGCGCGCTGTTGACCTCCTCGCCGGTTTGAAGGAGCGCCAGCGCGAGTGCTGCGAGCCCTCCAACCCAGATTGCCGCCGCTGCCAGGTGGATCCAGTCGAGGAGGATGGATGCCAGTGGGGTCTCTGTAGCGGCAGGATGTCCGCTTACGGAAAATGTCAACAGCATCAGCACGCCAGACAGCGCCAGTGCCCACTGTGGTCTCCAGTTGGAGAGCAACAGCGTGATCAGCGTCAGGATCGTGCGGGCGACAAGTGCCTGTCCCAGGCGTGTATCGCGTGCAACAGCAACCAGCGCATCTGGAGTGATGCGCCCGGCAATCGCCAGCGTGTGCACTGCGAAGAATGCCAGCGTTGCGACAAGCAGCGTTAGCAATGCGCCGACCACCAGCAGATACATCCGTCGCGTGAAACGCCCATTTCCCGGCACTGCGATCACATACAGGCAGAACATTCCGCCGACAGCCACGACTGCGCCGATCAGCATCACGCTGCGCAACACTGCCAGCGCCGCGTCTGGCAGTGGATCCGACGAGCGCGAAGGCGCCGGTTGATCGACGGCATGCCCCGCTTCGGTCGGAAGCGTAGTTGGCGGCGGGGAAGGAACGAACGGCGAAGGTTCCCCCGATGGTGCGCCAGCGATACTGAAGGCGAAATTTCCCTTCACCAGATGCCCGTCACGCCCCACCACCCGCCACACAACCGTATACACGCCAGGTTCGAGCGGCGGCAGACTGGCGCTCAGCGTTGTCGGATCGTCCTGCGCCCGTCTACCATCGCCGCGATCAACCGCGCGTCCGGTCGCGTCGAGGACCTGGATCGACGCAAATGCATCCTCAATCGGTTCGTTGAACGTGATCCGCACCCGCTCCGGCGCCTGTTCGAGGCGGGCATTGGGTGCAGGTTCAACGGATACGATCTGAGGATGGGCGTACACCGCCATCGCGCTGCTGAGCGCGAAGAGGAGACCGGCGATGATGACTGATCGACGAATCATAGCGATCATACACGGCACAATCCGAGGATTGCCCCGTGCTCTTACGAAACCCGGCATAGCCCGCGCAGGCGGGCTTCGCCCTGGCTAGCCGAGGGCTTATGGTCTTTGAATAAATAATCCGGTATAGCCCGCGCAGGCGGGCTTCGCCCTGGCTAGCCGAGGGCTTCAGCCCCACGGCTAGCGCAGTATAGCGGATTTAATTTTCAATCTCCATGAGCCCCACGGCAAGGACGTATACCGGATTTAATTCTCAATCTTCATCAGACCCACGGCAAGGGGCGCATATCGGTTTCTATTCTTACATTAGCTACATTAGCCCGGCGGCGAGGGGCGCATACCGGTTTCTATTCTTCTTCACGAGCTTGCCTGAGACATGCTCAACCATCAACCAAACCGCTATGCGCCCGAACAATGGCGGATGCTACGACCAGCGCAATGCGTGGCGGCGCACCAGCGCTCCGATCAGCAGCAAGCCTGCGCCCGACGCAATGATCAACCAGGGCAATTCACTGCCAGACGTTGCCGGGAGTGGCGCAGGCGCTGCCGTACCGCTGCTGATCCGGAAGCGGAAGCGTCCTGTCTCGCTGTGACC
Encoded here:
- a CDS encoding 1,4-dihydroxy-2-naphthoate polyprenyltransferase codes for the protein MSIPLSPSHPGRIRAWVLAARPQTLPAAVTPVVVGSAAALATGSFRWGPFIAALVAALLIQIGTNLANDYFDFRKGADTEERLGPTRVTQAGLLAPETVRNGMIATFGAAALIGVYLIVVGGWPILVIGVLSIAAGVLYTGGPWPLGYHGLGDLFTFIFFGIIAVTATAYLHAGTVPPLAWAASAPVAMLVTAIIVVNNLRDIATDRRASKRTLAVMIGARATRAEYALLVVGAFLAPPLLWIGGLTGPWVLLAWLAAPLAIAPLRTMLTAEGRALNPALKGTARLHLIFGLLLALGMVV
- a CDS encoding DUF2267 domain-containing protein, whose amino-acid sequence is MATLVQIVAEKAGISEAQAQTAVRAVADFLKEKLPAPVAGQVDAVLSADVSGVAGAAESVIKGLGGLMGGEKKG
- a CDS encoding RidA family protein, which codes for MEHIHILTDAAPVPHGAYDQAIRIGDMVITSSYMGLHPSHAGIIAGGFEAEFRQAMHNIIAVLAAAGCTLRDVVRVNVSLTDIQKYTEMDRLYREYFHPPYPTRRTIGVKELIGGAQVEIDVIAIVRENGGHSQ
- a CDS encoding DJ-1/PfpI family protein is translated as MTPRKRTVAILIFDDVELLDFAGPFEVFSSVRNLTGDHERLMDVFAVAESLTPVRCRNGLVVQPERTIDECPPVDVLVIPGGAGVRPALERSNLVEWVRTRAQEVELTVSVCTGSFLLAQAGLLSGRPATTHWERINEMRERFPDVEIVEDERWVDTGEIITAAGVSAGIDVALHVVRRLYGADVARATALGIEYDYWE
- a CDS encoding c-type cytochrome, producing MNRTYTITFACLMALVLALSACGGQSGPAPSAAAEPLARTISANGDPEKGRLYYENQGGCLACHSTGVDKLVGPGLAGVMTTAGPVYPEGVNYRGNLPNGQPRTEENIAAWIRSGGQGQIGVMSPHEMSDEDMANLLAYLHTLKRP
- a CDS encoding copper resistance CopC/CopD family protein, whose amino-acid sequence is MIAMIRRSVIIAGLLFALSSAMAVYAHPQIVSVEPAPNARLEQAPERVRITFNEPIEDAFASIQVLDATGRAVDRGDGRRAQDDPTTLSASLPPLEPGVYTVVWRVVGRDGHLVKGNFAFSIAGAPSGEPSPFVPSPPPTTLPTEAGHAVDQPAPSRSSDPLPDAALAVLRSVMLIGAVVAVGGMFCLYVIAVPGNGRFTRRMYLLVVGALLTLLVATLAFFAVHTLAIAGRITPDALVAVARDTRLGQALVARTILTLITLLLSNWRPQWALALSGVLMLLTFSVSGHPAATETPLASILLDWIHLAAAAIWVGGLAALALALLQTGEEVNSAPDLHPFRTALTRFSRLALGSAAALAISGVIAALSYLRTVSDLWLTDYGRALLAKSALFGLLIGFGAYHALLLRRETAWRPGEKVRALVRRFRRSLPLEATIAIVVVGIAGVLTSLPHPGAVVMPTHAIAPTVVAPIPTIIVMPTPLPPPTPQPFIATQPAGDLRVTLRIEPAVPGRNQVHILITDAQNRSHDVQRVRVTLRMRDQDIGETSVIAEPDGRGTYVVRNQVIGIAGVWQVQVQVRRIDADDVTADFQLLINR